The genome window CGCAATCCCACGCTGAGCAACGCCCAGGTACGCTCGATCATCGAGTCCACCGCCGACGACCTGGGAGACCCGGGCTGGGATCCATACTACGGCCACGGTCGCATCAACGCAGGACGGGCCCTGGCCGCCGTCCCTGCGCCGCCGGATCCGCTGCCCACACCGGAGCCGAGGCCCACGCCGGAGCCGATCTGGCCCGCGGGCTGCGAGGATCTATTGCAGGAGGGGAGCTTTGAGACCTCGCCGTCAGCCGTGTGGCACCTGGAGGGCGAGGCCGACATCCGGGCGAGCGTGGCATACACCGGGACGCAGGCCCTCCACCTGGCGGGCGTGAGCGGGGCGAGCGGCGTGGCGTGGCAGGAGGTGCGCGTGCCGTTCACGATCACAGCGGCCACCCTGGCGTTCGCCTTCCGCATCGACAACCGAGACTTTCGCATCGGCCCGGATCCCAAGGACCCCTCGCGAGACCACCTGCGGGTGGAATTCCGAGATGCCGCGGGGGGATCCCTGATCTCACTGCTGCGCACGGGGAACGCCGCAGACACCGTGGCCGATGGGCTGCCATGGGATCAATACCTCTACATGCTGACCACCAGCGACCTGGCCGTGTTGCGTCAGGCCGGCCGGGTACGCCTGTCCTTCTACGGGGACAACGGGACGGACGATCTGCCCACCGATTTCTACATCGATAACGTCCGGTTCTGCGTGCAGACCACGCCATCGTCGCAGTGGCCTTATCATCTCTGGTTTGCCACAGTGGAATAGGCGGAGGCGATACGATGACATGGGCAGAGTTAGGGGATGTGCGACTCTGGTATGAGACGACAGGACAGGGTCCCCCGCTGGTGCTCCTGCACGGGTTGGGATCCAGCGGGGAGGACTGGTATCTGCAGAGATCCGACTTCTCGCCGTATTACCGGGTCATCACCCCGGATCTGCGTGGGCACGGCCGCACGGGATGGGACGGCCCAGCGCTCTCTCTGACCGTTGAGAACATGGCCGCCGATGTCGCCCGGCTCCTCGATCAGCTGGAGGCCTCGCCCGCACATGTCGTGGGGCTCTCCATGGGAGGCCTCGTCGCCCTGAGCCTGGCGTTGGACCACCCCGACTACGTGCGGAGCCTGGTGTTGGTGAACACCGGCGCCCGAATCCGGCCGCGTGGCCGGCGCCTTCTGCGCGGCCTCCAGCGCCTCGTCGCGCTCCTCCTCCACGGCCCTCAGGCGATGGCCCGGGT of Chloroflexota bacterium contains these proteins:
- a CDS encoding alpha/beta fold hydrolase, encoding MTWAELGDVRLWYETTGQGPPLVLLHGLGSSGEDWYLQRSDFSPYYRVITPDLRGHGRTGWDGPALSLTVENMAADVARLLDQLEASPAHVVGLSMGGLVALSLALDHPDYVRSLVLVNTGARIRPRGRRLLRGLQRLVALLLHGPQAMARVIAQGLFPEPHQVWLRQEAVARLGQVRPRAYLAALWAVLRFDARHRLSEIRCPTLVVAGAQDDTIGPEPPRQLAAGIRGARLEVIPRSRHATPVDQPDVFNQLVLAFLREVSDGASRERKGAPSAPRARGRIYTPSRRMAG